From a region of the Basfia succiniciproducens genome:
- a CDS encoding acetolactate synthase 3 large subunit yields the protein MKKLSGAEMVVQSLRDQGVKYLFGYPGGSVLDIYDAIHTLGGIEHVLVRHEQAAVHMADGYARSTGEVGCVLVTSGPGSTNAVTGILTAYTDSVPLVIITGQVRSNLIGTDAFQECDTIGLTRPVVKHSFMVKRAEDIPETIKKAFYIASSGRPGPVVIDIPKDVVNPANKYTYEYPKEVSLRSYNPNVQGHKGQIKKALKALLVAKKPVLFIGGGVIIGNSSEKLTQFAQLLNLPVTSSLMGLGGYPGTDKQFLGMLGMHGTYQANMAMHNADLILGIGVRFDDRTTNNVEKYCPHAKVIHVDIDPTSISKNIAADIPIVGSVDNVLTEFLSLLEDDNLSKSQSDLTEWWKQIDEWKAKKCLEFDRTSQAIKPQAVVEAIYRLTKGEAYIASDVGQHQMFAALHYPFDKPRHWINSGGAGTMGFGLPAAIGTKFAHPDSRVVCITGDGSIQMNIQELSTAKQYGTPIVIVSLNNRFLGMVKQWQDLIYSGRHSQVYMNSLPDFAKLAEAYGHVGIQINTADELEEKLTQAFAVKDKLVFVDVLVDATENVYPMQITGGGMNEMLLGKPAEK from the coding sequence ATGAAAAAATTATCTGGTGCGGAAATGGTTGTGCAGTCATTGCGTGATCAAGGCGTTAAATATTTGTTCGGCTATCCGGGCGGTTCGGTTTTAGACATTTATGACGCGATTCATACTTTAGGCGGAATCGAACACGTACTGGTTCGTCATGAACAAGCCGCGGTGCACATGGCGGACGGTTACGCCCGTTCAACCGGTGAGGTGGGGTGCGTATTAGTGACTTCAGGCCCGGGTTCAACTAACGCGGTAACAGGTATTTTAACCGCTTATACCGATTCGGTGCCTCTCGTTATTATTACCGGTCAGGTGCGTTCCAATTTAATCGGTACCGATGCTTTCCAGGAATGTGACACTATCGGCTTAACCCGTCCGGTTGTTAAACACAGTTTTATGGTTAAACGTGCGGAAGATATTCCGGAAACCATTAAAAAAGCGTTTTATATTGCGTCTTCCGGTCGCCCGGGTCCGGTAGTTATTGATATTCCGAAAGATGTGGTCAACCCTGCCAATAAATATACTTACGAATATCCGAAAGAAGTAAGCTTGCGTTCTTATAACCCGAATGTACAAGGACACAAAGGCCAAATCAAAAAAGCGTTGAAAGCGTTATTGGTGGCGAAAAAACCGGTATTATTTATCGGCGGCGGTGTAATTATCGGCAACAGCAGCGAAAAATTAACCCAATTTGCCCAGTTGCTTAATTTGCCGGTGACTTCCTCATTAATGGGGTTGGGCGGTTATCCCGGCACGGATAAACAATTCCTCGGTATGCTGGGTATGCACGGAACTTACCAAGCCAACATGGCAATGCACAATGCGGATTTAATTTTAGGTATCGGCGTACGTTTTGACGACCGTACCACCAATAATGTAGAGAAATATTGTCCGCATGCAAAAGTGATCCACGTGGATATCGACCCGACATCCATTTCTAAAAATATCGCGGCGGATATTCCGATTGTAGGTAGCGTGGATAATGTATTAACCGAATTTTTATCTTTACTGGAAGATGACAATTTATCAAAATCACAATCGGATTTAACGGAATGGTGGAAACAAATTGATGAATGGAAGGCGAAAAAATGTCTGGAATTCGACCGCACTTCTCAAGCGATTAAACCGCAAGCCGTGGTTGAAGCGATTTATCGTTTAACCAAAGGTGAGGCTTATATTGCTTCCGATGTAGGCCAGCACCAAATGTTTGCCGCATTGCATTATCCGTTTGATAAGCCTCGTCATTGGATCAATTCCGGCGGCGCAGGTACAATGGGATTCGGTTTGCCGGCGGCGATCGGGACGAAATTCGCCCATCCGGACAGCCGGGTTGTGTGTATTACCGGTGACGGTAGTATTCAAATGAATATTCAAGAGCTTTCAACCGCAAAACAATATGGTACGCCGATTGTGATTGTAAGTCTGAACAATCGCTTCTTAGGCATGGTAAAACAATGGCAGGATTTGATTTATTCGGGCCGTCATTCACAGGTTTATATGAATTCGTTACCTGATTTTGCCAAATTGGCGGAAGCTTACGGTCATGTAGGGATTCAAATCAATACGGCAGACGAGTTAGAGGAAAAACTGACTCAAGCCTTTGCGGTTAAAGATAAATTAGTGTTTGTCGATGTACTTGTGGATGCCACGGAAAATGTATATCCGATGCAAATTACAGGCGGCGGAATGAATGAAATGCTTTTAGGTAAACCAGCGGAGAAATAA
- a CDS encoding H-NS family nucleoid-associated regulatory protein yields MNEVIKTLNNLRRLRSMAKELSIEQLENIIEKFQLVIEEKKAEELEIKRLEEERKNRLEKYRELLKEDGITADELAQILAGKNNTVKAKRAPLSAKYKYINENGEQKTWTGQGRMPKAIQLQLNAGKSLSDFAI; encoded by the coding sequence ATGAATGAAGTCATTAAAACATTAAATAATCTGCGTCGTTTACGTTCTATGGCAAAAGAATTATCCATAGAACAATTAGAAAACATAATTGAAAAGTTTCAACTTGTTATAGAGGAAAAAAAAGCGGAAGAATTAGAAATTAAACGCTTAGAAGAAGAACGTAAAAATCGTCTTGAAAAATATCGCGAATTATTAAAAGAAGACGGTATTACCGCAGACGAATTAGCACAAATCCTTGCCGGGAAAAACAATACCGTGAAAGCAAAAAGAGCGCCGTTATCCGCCAAATACAAATATATCAATGAAAACGGCGAACAAAAAACCTGGACCGGTCAAGGGCGTATGCCAAAAGCAATTCAACTTCAATTAAATGCAGGTAAAAGTTTATCTGATTTTGCTATTTAA
- the ilvN gene encoding acetolactate synthase small subunit produces MRRILSVLLENESGALSRVVALFSQRAFNIESLTVAPTDDPTLSRMTIEASGDEAILEQIEKQLHKLVDVFKVINLSDCEHVEREVMLLKLRATGSTRDEIKRLTDIFRGQIVDVTTKSYTIQLAGTKDKLNAFVSAVKEETTIIEIVRSGLISLSRGEKNCL; encoded by the coding sequence ATGCGTAGAATTTTATCAGTATTACTAGAAAATGAATCGGGTGCATTATCTCGTGTGGTTGCTTTATTTTCTCAACGTGCATTCAATATCGAAAGTTTAACCGTAGCGCCGACCGATGATCCGACTTTGTCACGTATGACTATCGAAGCCTCGGGAGATGAAGCGATATTGGAGCAAATCGAAAAACAATTACACAAATTGGTGGATGTGTTTAAAGTCATTAATTTAAGTGATTGCGAACATGTTGAGCGTGAAGTCATGTTATTGAAATTGCGCGCTACCGGTTCGACCCGTGATGAAATTAAACGTTTAACGGATATTTTCCGCGGTCAGATTGTAGATGTAACAACCAAATCCTATACGATTCAATTAGCCGGTACAAAGGACAAATTAAACGCCTTTGTTAGCGCGGTAAAAGAAGAGACTACAATTATTGAGATTGTACGTTCGGGCTTAATCAGTTTGTCTCGCGGCGAGAAAAACTGTCTATAA
- a CDS encoding TonB-dependent receptor — protein sequence MNFKFNLIYTALFSGLAFSSYATETNQEVNTELEQINVATELEKAKAAGNKQKDIVNLSLLGRQPAFTSPISVVNYDEKAFEDKQPRNVVDAIAKTDASVMNFGGETNTLSGIYVRGLQLDARQISVNGLAGLYSTYNSPTAAVSSAQLIKGASTATTGMDPEGSAGSAMNIETKHATDNPINKIGFGWFSNNRLQESFDFGRRFGENNAWGVRVNGKYRDGDTARHGYDEINKEFAVAADYRGDKFRAAIDYMYAKRATNGGRARVQDIQNLDFAMPKAPDGKINLIPNWSGQTTEDQTVMGTFEYDLPYNMMLSGGLGHMESKYYGSFTQLTMKNTDGDYSAANSTLIDYRTRTTSANLKLQGEFETGSIYHMWNTSFDIVERQRDFDNNPSKKRTGKFSTNIYNPVFISTPEQDGLAQETDVKLKSYSWALADTAGFFDNSLRLTLGGRFQWIKQHNYKNDSKGDKNRFSPMVTLAYVPNPDLVFYGNYLEDLEPGYVDEDGNMAKPVVSRQIELGVRKNWGDLFTTTASIYQIRRPGTVTTNLAKTVGEEQGEERNRGIEFNIYASLFNNTVRPSLGITYNKGELIDYSTYAGAIKTGTQVASPRIISKANIDWDTPFIENLTLNAALQYYGKSYQDIDKKYKLPAYTTVDLGAKYLIKLNETQTLTLRAAVENVFDKNYWQVQRGKYDRSFAVVGMPRTYWLTAEYTF from the coding sequence ATGAATTTTAAATTTAACTTAATTTATACCGCACTTTTCAGCGGGCTTGCTTTTTCGTCCTATGCAACTGAAACGAATCAGGAAGTAAATACCGAATTAGAACAAATTAACGTCGCTACCGAATTAGAAAAAGCAAAAGCTGCCGGCAATAAACAAAAGGACATTGTGAATTTAAGTTTATTAGGCCGTCAACCCGCCTTTACCTCACCTATTTCCGTGGTGAATTATGACGAAAAAGCCTTTGAAGACAAGCAACCCCGTAATGTAGTGGATGCCATTGCAAAAACCGATGCTTCCGTAATGAATTTTGGCGGCGAAACCAATACGCTTTCGGGAATTTATGTGCGCGGCTTGCAGCTTGATGCGCGCCAAATCAGCGTAAACGGCTTAGCCGGCCTTTATTCCACTTACAACTCGCCGACCGCCGCAGTCAGCTCGGCACAATTAATTAAAGGCGCATCAACCGCCACAACAGGTATGGATCCTGAAGGTTCCGCCGGTTCAGCTATGAATATTGAAACCAAACACGCAACGGATAATCCGATTAATAAAATCGGTTTTGGCTGGTTCAGTAACAACCGTTTGCAGGAATCTTTTGATTTTGGCCGCCGATTCGGCGAAAACAATGCCTGGGGTGTACGTGTTAACGGTAAATATCGTGACGGCGATACCGCCCGCCACGGATATGACGAGATTAATAAGGAATTTGCCGTTGCCGCAGACTACCGCGGCGATAAATTTCGCGCAGCCATAGACTATATGTACGCCAAACGCGCCACCAACGGCGGACGTGCGCGTGTACAGGATATTCAAAATCTTGATTTTGCCATGCCGAAAGCGCCGGACGGAAAAATTAATTTAATTCCGAACTGGTCAGGACAAACTACCGAAGATCAAACCGTTATGGGTACCTTTGAGTATGATTTGCCTTATAACATGATGTTGTCCGGCGGACTTGGCCATATGGAATCTAAATATTACGGTTCTTTTACCCAATTAACCATGAAAAATACCGACGGTGATTACAGTGCCGCAAATTCTACCTTAATTGATTATCGCACCCGCACCACAAGCGCAAACTTAAAGCTGCAAGGCGAGTTTGAAACAGGTTCGATTTACCATATGTGGAATACTTCCTTTGATATAGTCGAACGTCAGCGCGATTTCGATAACAATCCGAGCAAAAAACGAACCGGTAAATTCAGCACTAATATTTATAATCCCGTCTTTATCAGTACACCTGAGCAAGACGGTCTGGCTCAGGAAACGGATGTTAAATTAAAAAGTTATAGCTGGGCATTAGCGGATACCGCCGGCTTCTTTGACAATAGTCTGCGTTTAACCCTTGGCGGTCGTTTCCAATGGATAAAACAGCACAATTATAAAAACGATAGCAAAGGCGATAAAAACCGCTTTAGCCCGATGGTCACGCTGGCTTATGTGCCGAATCCTGATTTAGTGTTCTACGGTAACTATCTGGAGGATTTAGAGCCGGGTTATGTGGATGAAGACGGCAATATGGCAAAACCGGTAGTAAGCCGCCAGATTGAACTTGGCGTGCGTAAAAACTGGGGAGATTTATTCACCACTACCGCCAGCATTTACCAAATTCGTCGCCCGGGTACTGTCACGACTAATTTAGCTAAAACAGTCGGCGAAGAACAGGGTGAAGAACGCAATCGCGGTATCGAATTTAATATTTATGCCAGCCTGTTTAACAACACAGTACGCCCAAGCTTAGGCATTACCTATAACAAAGGGGAATTAATCGACTATTCCACTTATGCCGGCGCAATTAAAACCGGAACCCAAGTCGCAAGCCCTAGAATTATCAGTAAAGCCAATATCGACTGGGATACGCCGTTTATTGAGAATCTGACCTTAAACGCCGCTCTGCAGTATTACGGCAAATCCTATCAGGATATTGATAAAAAATATAAACTACCCGCTTACACAACAGTGGATCTGGGAGCGAAATATCTGATTAAGCTCAATGAAACTCAAACTCTGACGTTACGTGCGGCGGTAGAAAATGTATTCGACAAAAACTACTGGCAGGTACAACGCGGCAAATATGACCGCAGTTTTGCCGTGGTGGGTATGCCCCGTACTTACTGGCTAACCGCAGAATATACATTCTAA
- the cra gene encoding catabolite repressor/activator produces MKLEELAKLAGVSRTTASYVVNGKAKQYRVSDKTIEKVQALIKEYDFKPNAMAAGLRAGKSNTIGLIIPDFENLSYAKIANQLEKSCRENGYQLLITCSNDNVANELECAKHLFQRQVDALFVSTVLPADNHYYQQNNAIPIIGFDRHIDSEGVDNVLTDDKHDAYELAVSLFDKADYQRILFLGALPELPMSKAREEGFKQALGKKQLQVDYLYASQFRKENAEQLVSEWIEKNGIVPDAIFSTSLTLLQGLLMSFIKRNEAFLKDLVIATFGWHEMLELLENKIVCSVQDHSKVVQALLDLALHKMRIKKLKQLHPVIQRRLAYHNWQ; encoded by the coding sequence ATGAAGTTAGAAGAATTGGCAAAATTGGCGGGTGTTTCTCGCACTACCGCCAGTTATGTGGTTAACGGCAAAGCTAAACAATACCGGGTCAGTGACAAAACCATAGAAAAAGTGCAAGCCTTAATAAAAGAATATGACTTTAAGCCCAATGCCATGGCGGCGGGGTTACGAGCGGGCAAGAGCAACACTATCGGTTTGATTATCCCGGATTTTGAAAATTTAAGTTATGCCAAAATTGCTAATCAGCTGGAAAAATCCTGTCGTGAGAATGGCTACCAGCTATTGATCACCTGTTCTAACGATAATGTGGCAAATGAACTTGAATGTGCGAAACATCTGTTTCAGCGTCAGGTTGACGCGTTGTTCGTTTCCACCGTATTGCCGGCGGATAATCATTATTATCAGCAAAATAACGCCATTCCGATTATCGGTTTTGATCGCCATATTGATTCCGAGGGGGTAGATAACGTACTTACCGACGATAAACATGATGCCTATGAGCTTGCCGTGTCTTTGTTTGATAAAGCGGATTATCAACGTATTTTATTTTTAGGCGCATTGCCTGAATTACCGATGAGTAAAGCCCGCGAGGAAGGATTTAAACAGGCGCTGGGCAAAAAGCAGCTGCAGGTTGATTATCTTTATGCGAGCCAATTCCGTAAGGAAAATGCCGAGCAATTAGTGAGCGAATGGATTGAGAAGAACGGAATCGTACCTGATGCTATTTTCTCCACGTCATTGACTTTATTGCAGGGTCTATTGATGTCTTTTATTAAACGCAATGAAGCTTTTCTGAAAGATTTGGTGATTGCCACCTTCGGGTGGCATGAAATGCTTGAGTTACTGGAAAATAAAATTGTGTGCAGCGTGCAGGATCACAGTAAGGTAGTGCAGGCGTTGTTGGATTTGGCGCTGCACAAAATGCGCATTAAAAAATTAAAACAGCTTCATCCCGTTATTCAGCGTAGATTGGCTTACCATAACTGGCAATAA
- the purU gene encoding formyltetrahydrofolate deformylase: MIEKKILLTDCPDDKGLIAKITNICYKHQLNILHNNEFVDFETKHFFMRSELEGIFNEATLRADLEFSLPEGANFRLIDAQKRKRVVILVTKEAHCIGDILMKNYYGGLDVEIAAVVGNHETLKELVERFDIPFHCVSHEGLTRVEHDKLLAEKIDEYAPDFIVLAKYMRVLNPDFVARYPNRVVNIHHSFLPAFIGAKPYQQAYERGVKIIGATAHFINNELDQGPIIMQNVINIDHTYSADAMMKAGRDVEKTVLSRALDLVLHDRVFVYKNKTIVL; this comes from the coding sequence ATGATCGAAAAGAAAATTCTCCTTACCGATTGCCCTGACGATAAAGGATTAATCGCTAAAATTACAAACATTTGTTATAAACACCAACTTAATATTCTGCATAATAATGAATTTGTAGATTTTGAAACAAAACATTTTTTTATGCGTAGTGAATTAGAAGGTATTTTTAATGAAGCGACATTACGTGCCGATTTAGAATTCAGTCTTCCCGAAGGCGCTAATTTCCGCTTAATTGATGCACAAAAAAGAAAACGGGTCGTTATTCTGGTAACAAAAGAAGCCCATTGTATCGGCGATATTTTGATGAAAAACTATTACGGCGGCCTGGATGTAGAAATTGCGGCGGTGGTCGGTAATCATGAGACTTTAAAAGAATTGGTCGAACGTTTCGATATCCCGTTCCATTGCGTGAGCCACGAAGGCTTGACCCGAGTGGAACATGACAAGCTATTAGCGGAAAAAATTGATGAATACGCACCGGACTTTATCGTTTTAGCAAAATATATGCGTGTATTAAACCCTGACTTTGTTGCCCGCTATCCAAATCGCGTAGTGAATATTCACCATTCGTTTTTGCCTGCATTCATCGGCGCCAAACCTTATCAGCAAGCCTATGAACGCGGTGTAAAAATTATCGGCGCTACCGCCCATTTTATTAATAATGAATTGGACCAAGGCCCGATTATTATGCAAAACGTCATTAATATCGATCACACCTATTCCGCAGATGCGATGATGAAAGCCGGACGCGACGTAGAAAAAACCGTACTGAGCCGAGCGCTGGACTTGGTTTTACATGATCGTGTTTTCGTCTATAAAAATAAAACTATCGTACTGTAA
- a CDS encoding Na+/H+ antiporter NhaC family protein, with the protein MQLADFSTSLWSILPPILALTLAIFTRKVLLSLSVGIIVGSLMLSNGSLAQGVSYLFDSVTSLIFNFDEENHFVLNDNNVNILVFLLLLGILTALLSVSGSNQAFAEWAQKRIKGRRGAKIMAACLVFITFIDDYFHSLAVGAIARPVTDKFHVSRPKLAYILDSTAAPMCVLMPVSSWGAYIITLVAGLLAEHSITGYTPIGAFMTMSAMNFYAIFSIVMVFIVAYFSFDIGPMAHHEKLAMEQANNVQETNSAVQGQVRNLVLPIVGLIIGTVTMMMHTGNQALLADGKEFSVLGAFENTTVGISLVVGGMTAVLISTILIVLAKKLSSGNYAKAVIAGMKSMVGAILILCFAWTINKVVGDMQTGKYLSSLISGNLTPALLPALLFVLGAAMAFSTGTSWGTFGIMLPIAAAIAVNAAPELLLPCLSAVMAGAVCGDHCSPVSDTTILSSTGAKCNHMDHVTTQLPYALLVATATILGYLVVGFTETPLFGFITTGMALFLLIFITKKR; encoded by the coding sequence ATGCAACTTGCAGATTTTTCGACTTCTCTTTGGTCAATTCTACCACCGATTTTAGCCCTCACATTAGCGATTTTTACTCGTAAAGTATTGCTTTCGTTAAGTGTCGGGATCATTGTCGGTTCATTAATGTTATCTAACGGAAGTCTCGCACAAGGGGTTAGTTATTTATTTGACAGTGTGACTTCATTAATTTTTAATTTTGATGAAGAAAACCATTTCGTATTAAATGATAATAATGTAAATATTCTTGTTTTTTTATTATTGCTGGGAATTTTAACCGCACTTTTAAGTGTTTCCGGTAGTAATCAGGCATTTGCGGAATGGGCGCAAAAACGTATTAAAGGCCGTCGGGGCGCTAAAATTATGGCGGCGTGTTTAGTCTTTATTACCTTTATTGACGATTATTTCCACAGCCTTGCGGTAGGTGCGATTGCACGCCCCGTTACCGATAAATTCCATGTATCCCGCCCGAAATTAGCCTATATTCTTGATTCCACGGCGGCACCGATGTGCGTTTTAATGCCCGTTTCAAGCTGGGGGGCTTATATTATTACTTTAGTTGCGGGATTATTAGCCGAACATTCTATTACCGGTTATACGCCGATTGGCGCTTTTATGACCATGAGTGCGATGAATTTCTATGCGATTTTTTCTATTGTTATGGTGTTTATCGTCGCTTATTTTTCATTTGATATCGGGCCTATGGCGCATCATGAAAAATTAGCTATGGAACAAGCCAACAATGTGCAAGAAACTAATTCGGCAGTTCAGGGGCAGGTTAGAAATCTCGTATTGCCGATTGTGGGATTGATTATCGGCACTGTTACAATGATGATGCATACCGGTAATCAGGCACTATTGGCTGACGGTAAAGAATTCAGCGTATTAGGCGCTTTTGAGAATACAACCGTCGGAATTTCTTTAGTTGTCGGTGGTATGACTGCGGTTCTTATTTCCACAATTTTGATTGTATTGGCAAAAAAATTATCTTCCGGCAATTATGCCAAAGCGGTTATCGCAGGCATGAAATCTATGGTAGGCGCAATTTTGATCTTATGTTTTGCCTGGACAATCAACAAAGTGGTCGGCGATATGCAGACCGGTAAATATTTATCAAGTTTGATTTCAGGCAACTTAACGCCCGCATTATTGCCGGCTTTATTATTTGTTTTAGGCGCTGCGATGGCATTTTCCACCGGTACCAGCTGGGGAACCTTCGGTATTATGTTGCCGATAGCGGCGGCAATTGCGGTTAATGCCGCTCCGGAATTACTATTGCCTTGTTTATCTGCCGTAATGGCGGGAGCCGTGTGCGGAGACCATTGTTCTCCGGTATCGGATACCACCATTTTGTCGTCGACCGGGGCAAAATGTAATCATATGGATCATGTAACGACACAATTACCTTATGCCTTACTTGTTGCCACGGCCACAATTCTGGGTTATTTAGTGGTCGGTTTTACTGAAACACCATTATTTGGCTTTATCACTACGGGCATGGCGTTATTTTTGCTGATTTTCATCACTAAAAAACGTTAA
- a CDS encoding ABC transporter ATP-binding protein/permease produces MNWQTELNNSFSWLITTLIWVSLAFTFFALLLRKTDFGEKFWLVTKPCIEQSNKFKTIGLILFLFLLILLEVRISVLNSFFYNGLYSALQDKKADAFWFFATINAMLVGFKIIHSIINYLIRQIFEIRWLEKFNDDMLSRWLDHKNYYRLKYEKDLPDNIDQRIEQDAREFITGTVDLVDGILGAIVSIIEFTIILWGLSGLLVLFDISIPKGVVFFIYTFIIIATALSVWIGYPLIKLNFNKEKLNGDYRYSLIRIRDNAESIAFYDGEQKERQYLNEIFKAIIKNRWAIVRQMLGLDGFNTGVTQIAMILPLMLQAPRFFAGQATLGDMHQTVQAFNRLMRALSFFRLFYEQFTLYQARLNRLYGFMGKLNELDTHLIPNPIECSQRVALENFGLKDAKGNVLFEGINLELSAGDALLIQGASGTGKTTLLKAIAGIYPFETVGRSKRPCNGKILFLPQRPYMPQGSLREAICYPNIDPHHPELESYMLKCHLDKYIFALDQENDWQAILSPGELQRVAFIRIFLTKPDVVFLDETTSALDEPTEHSLYSKIRQALPGMIILSVGHRCTLQQFHTKHLVIGLDKSSRTI; encoded by the coding sequence ATGAACTGGCAAACAGAATTAAATAACAGTTTTTCATGGCTGATTACCACCCTCATTTGGGTGTCTTTGGCATTCACTTTTTTTGCTTTATTACTAAGAAAAACGGATTTTGGTGAGAAATTCTGGTTAGTAACCAAACCCTGTATTGAGCAATCCAATAAATTTAAAACCATCGGGCTGATACTATTTCTATTTTTATTGATCTTATTGGAAGTACGCATCAGCGTCTTAAACTCCTTTTTCTATAATGGGTTATATAGCGCGTTGCAAGATAAAAAAGCCGATGCCTTTTGGTTTTTCGCCACAATTAACGCCATGCTGGTAGGCTTTAAAATCATCCATTCCATTATAAATTACCTAATTCGTCAGATATTTGAAATCCGCTGGCTGGAAAAATTCAACGACGACATGCTCAGCCGCTGGCTTGATCATAAAAATTATTATCGGCTGAAATATGAAAAAGATCTGCCCGATAATATTGACCAACGTATCGAACAAGATGCCCGCGAATTTATTACCGGGACCGTGGATCTAGTGGATGGTATTTTAGGTGCCATTGTTTCCATTATTGAATTCACCATTATTCTATGGGGGCTTTCCGGCTTGCTTGTATTATTTGATATCAGCATTCCAAAAGGCGTCGTATTTTTTATTTATACCTTTATCATTATTGCCACTGCCCTTTCCGTCTGGATTGGCTATCCACTGATTAAATTGAATTTCAATAAAGAAAAACTGAACGGTGATTACCGTTATTCTTTAATCCGTATCCGGGATAATGCGGAAAGTATTGCCTTTTACGACGGCGAGCAAAAGGAACGCCAATATTTAAACGAAATATTTAAAGCCATCATAAAAAACCGTTGGGCAATCGTGCGGCAAATGCTGGGGCTGGACGGTTTTAACACTGGGGTAACGCAAATCGCTATGATTTTACCCCTAATGTTACAGGCACCGCGATTTTTCGCCGGGCAAGCCACATTAGGAGATATGCACCAAACAGTACAAGCCTTTAATCGCTTAATGCGCGCCCTTTCGTTTTTCCGTTTGTTTTACGAACAATTCACGCTTTATCAAGCGCGGCTGAACCGTTTGTATGGTTTTATGGGGAAATTAAACGAACTGGACACCCATTTAATCCCGAATCCTATTGAATGCAGCCAGCGCGTTGCTTTAGAGAATTTCGGTTTAAAAGATGCAAAAGGCAATGTGCTGTTCGAGGGAATTAATTTAGAACTTTCCGCCGGCGACGCATTACTGATTCAAGGCGCTTCCGGCACCGGAAAAACCACTCTTTTAAAAGCCATTGCCGGTATTTATCCTTTTGAAACCGTCGGGCGTTCAAAACGTCCGTGCAACGGCAAAATTTTATTCTTACCGCAGCGCCCTTATATGCCGCAAGGTTCATTACGCGAAGCGATTTGTTATCCCAACATTGACCCTCACCATCCCGAACTTGAAAGTTATATGTTGAAATGCCATTTGGATAAATACATTTTCGCCCTCGATCAGGAAAATGACTGGCAGGCGATTCTTTCCCCGGGAGAACTGCAACGGGTGGCGTTTATCCGGATTTTCCTGACTAAACCGGATGTGGTTTTTCTGGATGAAACCACATCCGCTCTGGACGAGCCGACGGAACATAGTTTATACAGCAAGATCCGACAGGCGTTGCCGGGCATGATTATACTGAGTGTCGGGCATCGCTGCACATTACAACAATTCCACACCAAACATTTGGTTATCGGGCTCGACAAATCCAGCCGGACAATATAA